ATATACTTCCCTTTGGAAGGCTGGGTAGCCTTGCTGAAGACGTCTTTAAAACGGCGCTTGAGTTCAACGTCTGGGCAATAGACATACTCATAAAGAGCACCAGCAAGGACTGCTCCTATTATTGGTCCCACCCAATATACCTGaaaaaagaggtggaaaaaaggcattaagaaagagagaagctgggaagggaccttttacaagggcatgtagtgatagaacaaagggtaatggctttaaactggaagagagcagatttacgttagacattaggaagtaattcttcactgtgagggctgcccagggaagttgtagctggcccctccctggaagtcttcaaggGCAGGTGGGAcaaggctttgagcaacctggtctagtgggaggtgtccctgcccatgcaggggggttggaactaaatgatctttaaggtcctgcCAACctaaatcattctgtgattaacCTCTAGAACAAATAAAGAAGCCAGAGTTTCAGAGAAAAGAATGTCATTACAGACTTCACCCAGAAAACTTTCAGTAAAATACCCTGGCCCAATCATTAAAGCCAACTGCTTTCCAGAAATGCATGGTCTCGTAGTTCCCTGGCCTTCATGAACTGGGATGAAATCTGTTATGACATCAGTTGATGAGGCAGAGAAATGTAACTACCACAGGTTTCACAGATGGTGACCTGGAGCTCTGCAATTAAGGGACTGCTCTAAAATCACGTATGAAGTTGGTCAAAAGGCAGTCTCTTAGGCAGTTAATGGCATTAGTCCTTTgtcacttctctttttctttctggctgctccaagtctctctctctctcacacataTATTTTATCCCCTTCAGAAATTCTCCCTCGTCACCTTGAATCCAGTCATCTAAACCACCTTGCATCCATAGTTGCATCTCTCCCTTAAAAACTCCACTTATGCCAGTGTTTAGGGAATTGTCAGGCACTGGACCTCACAGACCAGAGAAGAGGAACCTATGTTGACACATCAGTGAGGTACAGTTAACAGCTCCCTGATTCTTGGATAAGATTTCAGTCTGTATGTCTGGTTATCAGTCTTCTCAAGCAGACAGCTGCGTGGCAATAAAGCAATGGACACCTACCATGGAGAGACACACACATCCACTCTGGCTGCCTTACCTTCTGTTACTAGAAATAAGCTTATTTTCCCTCTCTTTAAGGGagatttaacttattttttactttgtgcaATAGCAAAAAAGGACAGGTTCTTCATTATCCTTACTTAGATCACCCATAGCTATAACTTttcttgagagaaaaaaaagccacacatcCTGGTGAAGTCATGTATGACTTGTCACATACAACACACAGTTGTTTTGGcatagctttgtttttaaacGAGCAGGGGTAAGACGACAGAGATGCAGGCCCACATCTTTAAAGAGAAAGTTTTGTCAGGTTTTACTAATCCACCTCTTTCCAAGGGGCTTCCTGTAAAATTTTATCACTTATTGCCACCTATATATATGGACTGCTTGCAAGATGAACGCACAGATTTAGTAACACACAGATCAGACTGAAGGCAGAAgaatggacagagtcctcctaggatgccagccatggaagaagagagcttgacccttgTGATACCTTAGCTTTATCCTGAGTATAATgcatatgggatggaatactgTTGGTCAGTTTTGGGTCCTCTGTCCAGTTTGCTCTTCCCTGCAGCATGGTCACAGGTGTGAGTGACCCTTGTATGGCCTTTCATTCCTGGGACATAAGAAGTTTAGCAGAATCAAGCAGTGACCTTGTTTTTTATAGAAGTATAGGTAAGAGCCTTTCTGCATACCACTCACATCATTACTTCTGCAGTAACTATGAACATCGAGAGTTACCAGTCCCAGGAGCAGACACTGTCTGaaaaatttcagaaagtgcagtcacttagaagagacttaatcaaaaagtaaaattactaaagaGACAATTGGTTCTGTCCTAGCTCAAAATTAACACCAATGCAGAAAACTGATATTCTCTCTGCATTTTCACCCAAGGTGAAAATGAActtttaaggaaacaaaaccttCCCCAGTGTAGAGCTTTACTTCCGTATTTCAGACTCACATTTCCAAAATAATCCAAGTTTGGTTTCTGATCCCACAGAATCTAACAAGCAGTCAGCTACCTATTTATCTAATTTGAAGAAGCAAATGTAACCGAGAGACACAACTTCATAGGGTACGTATCTATTTCAGCATGACAGCCAGTAGTTCTGTAACACTAGTAGGTGCAGGAGCCCATGGGCTTCTGTCAATGGCATGCCAATGTCATTGcacaagaggaggagaaaagaccATCTTTCCAAGTGACCAGGACAGTAACTAACAAAGCTTTTCCTACAATTTGTCCATCATACATTTGTTTATTGTTTACGGTTTTAGTTATAAATTACAGGCTTCCTCAGAGTATGGATAATTAATCTTGTGAAAAACTACACCAGTTTTTTGTATTAACAAGCCATTCACTGGTAACTGGGTAAATCTGCCTCAATAGGATAACTCTTGGGAACAAAGTTACACATGGTATCATGTTCGCAGAAATGGAGCCTCAGGGCCTGAAGACAATGCTATTCTGCTATTAGCTGCAGTGGGAGCAATGTGggctttaaaatactttaaaaatcaagaaaatccTTATATGCACTGTAACGTGCAAGCTCTTACAGTTAACATTGTAACTGTCCCTAGAAGTGCCTTCCCTGTCTTTAATTAGGTGAGGTAGAGCTGCAATCCATCTCTCCCTTATAAAATGTGAATTGGTTTTTAAAAGGTAGAATAGTGGGGTGCTACAGAAAATGGCTGCATCATTCACAAtctgttattaattttttttcctgcacaaaTACTCCTAGTTAAGCCGATGCTTTCCAACTGAAGCAGCTAACATCTGGTCTGGTCTGCAAAGACCAGACTGCAACCCCTTCATCTCTCACTGCAGGCATTTGCTGAGGCAGGTTGTCCCCCGGGAACCAGATCACTGAGGGTCTCTGCTCTCATTTCATACATCTGCCCCAGTTTGCTGCAGAACCAGGTGAAACGTGAAGCCAACAGAATtacttccacaacttctcacCAGTGTGACCGGGGGGGTTTGCAATCTGCCTCggaggatttttctttctagcaGTTAAATTTGTTCAGTCTCACCGGATcgctctttttgttttgaacttttGGTATGGTATGGTTTCCTTTTGACTCCAGCTACTACCTCCAGAAAAGCAAGATGCTATTCCACAGTGCTGcacacagccccacagccctgggtgAGGAGCACAATTACACTGAAGCTCATGGAAGCTCAGGGTCTAACTTCCTCAGTGATGGTCCCTATGGGTCGTACTGGGGCAGGTAACTAAAAGCAAATGATGTATTACAAATCTTGATAGCTGTTTGGCACTCTGGTGAAGGAAGCATGGAAACAGAGTTACCCATTGGTTTTCCCATCTCCCCATAATGACAGCAGGTCCAAATGATCGAGCAGGGTTCATACTGGCACCGGTGTAATTGATCTAAAGCAAAGACAATATGTTAAGTGTTATTAAAGTCTTGAAGATAGTTATTCAGTTTCTGCTAGTCCTTATACTATGGGGACACCATGGTTTTGCATGGCTTCTAATCTTGACAGCAAGTATTGTCAGTCTCCTGAGACAGCACAAAATTAACAAAGCTCTCACACAAACAGGCAGAAAATCTGTGATGCAACACGCTACCCAAGGGGACCTCCAGCTACTCCAAAGGGTTTTGGCATGGATCCATAAGGAATACAGCAGCTATATAGCTAGAGTAGTTATAAAGGCCACAGAAGTTTCCATTAGCTTCTGAACTAGTCATAAAGGGACATGGGgtctattttttaaagagaagctATTAACTTACAGCAAATAAATGTCCAATTGCAACAGAAAAGCCAATTGCTAAAGCTACTGAACCAGTGACATCACTTCGTTTTGAATCACAGCTGGCAAAAATAGTAAAAACCAGCTGGAATGTAATTATCAATTCCACCAGGAGTCCATGGCCAGCGGAAAGATCCTTGTGTacctggaagaagggaaagaaacaccggagatgaaaaaaaagtgatatTTTCAGTCAGAAAACCACCAGATACATTAATTCTATTTCAACAAAACGTATTTCTGAATGGCACACTGTGAAAGACAACAATGAAATTTAGAGGTACAGCTTCCccctagttttccttttttttaatttttattttgagagcCATGGAAAATTATTGCTGGACTAAGAATAGAAGGCATAAGAGTAACACCCAACAAGAACTTCAAAGTTAGACTGCAGAAgtatagtttatttttatacaagGATTTGCAAATGCTGCACTTCCCCGtcaccatttttttcttgggaGCACTGTAATTTACTATTcaattataaattaattaattagccCTGacttaattaatttaaatttcaattaaaaattaagcagtGTGCAGCTCAAGTGCATTTTTAATAAGTGCTGCAACAGGGCTAACTGATGGCATTCCTTGTTAGTTCAGAACAAAGCTGAAATCTAAGCCACAATCTATTTCAAAAGTATGTCATTTTCAATTGATGTTTTTTCAATCCCTATCATAATGGCATAGAATTAATTTCCCCCTCCCAAGCCCATATAAAAATGGCATCTCATGCatatattatttaaattctgtatatatatattaacatTACCTGCTGTCATCAGATTTGGGGAAGTTCTAGGAAAGAGAACTTCTATAAAAAGAACAGCTATAGATATTATTACACTGCATAAACCAAACCTAGGGAGAGCTTTAAGCCCAGTCTAGATGTTGTAAATAAACCAGCAAGCTCTTGAAATCTCTACTTGAGTTCTTTTTATTCTGCGTGACACTGATTATATTTTCTTAGGCTCTAGGCTAGTTTAAGTTcaagagctggaggagaagtgATTACCGCAGTGACTCCCAGGCCTCCCACCACACTTGGTGGTGTGACAAGGTAAAGGATGCCTGCGCCCACGATGGCTCCCAGGCACTGGGCAAGAATGTAGAAGACTGACTTGGCGAGGCTGATCTTCCTCGTGCAGACCATGGCCACGGTCACAGCAGGGTTAACGTGGCCCCCGCTGATGTGTCCAAAGCACTGCACCATGGTTGCAATGCTGAGTCCAAAACAGAGGGAGATGAGGACCATGTCTATAGGCAGGGGGTTCTCTGCTCCACCCCAGTTAATCGTGGAGCCAAGGCTGAGGAGGACGAAAATGAGCATGGCCAAAAATTCTGCCGAAACAGCTTTCCAGAAGGGCTGAGTCCACACTCCTTTAAATGCCACCATGATGCTCTCACACTTACACAGACGTCCACACttactgaaaaggaaaacaaagcttcaTCAGAAGTCACCAAGTAAGCTTTATGCTGTCCTGTTAGGGGGTTGCTTTCTGACAGACTTTGGAGAGAAGGCGACCATGCCAAGCATCCTTGGGCTGGGACAACCACCGATTGCACTCTCAGAGCAAATTTCCCTTAAAACACGACCAGTGTCTGAGCATCTGCAGGACGCAAGGTGATTAATCACCCCTTGAGATAAGTCTGTCTGTATAGCTTCAGTTCACAAAAAGCAACCTCTGTATCTTTTGACATAACTGAGCAAGAAAACAAGGGTATTATTCTACACCAGTTGACTTCTGCCTGACTTGAGAATCTTGTACAAGCCCTACCACTTCCAGTGGCCTGTTGACCATCATCCTCATTAAATCAATGGGTATCCTCTTTTTCTAAGCAAATCTGTACTTGTCACAAAGCAGGTATGACAGTTCaataaaaagcagcatcttAGTCGAACCCCAATGCTTTTGCTAACAGAGTTGGGAGGCTGCCGTGGGAGCTATAAGAAAAAGTCTATTTGTTTGAACACTTGCACAAACCAATATTTCAATTTATATTTATGCAAAGAGCAGTTTCTTCACTGTGGATGCAGGGTAAAAATTGAATTCAGCCAGAAGAATAGATGGAGTCCTAAATTCTGACCTTTAAATCAATCATGCAACCAATAAAGTGCTTTCTTTTGCTCTAAAGGTGTCAAGTAAGCTGTGAAATGGGGcaatattttctgtatgtgtaATGTGTAAAATTCTGTGTGTCAAAGAAAGAAGtgtctttattttcctctgtgtctGGAGATGCTATTTATTAGTCTACACTGCCTTCCTGATGAGTTACAATTTTGCTAGATGTTCAGATACCTATGAAAGTGGGTCACCAAAGAAAAGTTATTTGTGGTATTAATAAATTAGGAGAATAAGCCAAAAGGGAAGCATTTTAATGAGTTTCTAAGGAATGCTAATGATTCTTCtctaaaaacaaaagcaaaaaacctcCAACCTCTCCAAAAAgtaggaaacaaaagaaataatattcaGCTGCTACATTTGGGAACAGAATTTCAAGTGGAATTTATGCTCAGTTATCTAAGGTAACTTAGCTACAATGCATATTTAATACCCCTTACATTAAAAAGAAGCATAAAAGGCATGTCTGCCCTTTTCAAGTTACTGCAAGAGGAATGGCCCATGAATTTCTTAAGAGTTGCAGTGAGTTAGGGAATAGCAATTTAATCCTGTGACTAgagcaaataatttgtttccctGTCTCATTTCTTATGCTAATTTACTGTGTATTTTGGATAGGTCATTTGAACTCTATCTCAGTACTCCAGACTCTCAGATGAGAACAAGAATTACATTATCTCCTCCAAATGGCTCTTGTAAAGTGTTTGTGAAGAGATCTGAGAGACCTGAATGGGACTTGCTCTGCCAGAGAAGAATTGAAGCCAGAGCCTCAAAAGAGAATAAAGTCATGCCCGAAATCTTCTGCTTTTGGGTCAAACTTGAGACAAATGGAAAGATGTTTCTCTAAGATGTCTTATTAACAGTAAGTTAATGACCAACTATCTAGACTAGAGTTTTGGTTCAAAATGGCTCTAAAGTCATTGCCACCCCCAATGCTGAAGCTCACAGGCATCCGATCATCTTTACCTTTGAACCCTATGCCCAGATTCTCACTGAAAACTAAAGGGTTACTTCTGaagcaaattattatttcctcaCTAGTAATTTAATTTAGTGACCTTAGTAAGACACAGGTGCTATATCCATACTGAAAAAAGCTCATTTTCCTGGGGCACATCCCAGGTGAATGTTTCATCTAGGGATGAGGAATATGCTGAAGCCCATGGAAAAGAAACCTGAACTACTGATGGGCCTGTCTAGTAGCAGGCTACCACTTATGAAAAGCAGATCTCATACTGCTTCTCCAGCTGAGACCAGTCAATAATtttgcagcactgaaaatggaaaaatgctgCATGCAAGCCAAATGTGTAACTCAAACACAGAAGCTTGCTCATCAACATAAAGAAAGTTTATGTTCTAAATCAGCATCCTACACAGAAAACAATCAAAATGGTAGAACTACACTCTAAGCTATACTTTGACAGTTAATAATCTAAACATCTATTTTTAATGCACACGTGTTTTTCTGAAGCAGTCTGTTTTTCTATGATTTCAACATCCAGCAAAATGCCCAGCTGTCATGGCCAAACTTCTCTCAAActgcacatttttcttcatcacagcaaaaaaaccaccaaccctACAAATGTTAGTAACAGCTGAATACTGTGTTTGAACCCCCCGTCCAGGTTTTCGCTTAAATCCAAAGCATATCAGCAACTTAGAAACCAACATCACCCACAACATTCACTATTAATTTCCAGCATGCAGTCCATTTAAATGCTTGAGATGAGACAGAGAGAGTGATGGTTGTGCCAGGTCTGAAACCAAAAAGTGACTTTCCAGCAGCTAAGAGTTGTCATTGAAGtcacaaaacaatttttttgaaGTGGTTGCTGTTCGTGGTTGCCTTAGATAAATACCAAATACAACGGAAGACCAGGAAGACTCTTTTATGTTACGACCACACATTCGTTTCACATGAGGCCACACTTCAGATTCTCTGGTCTGGACTACCAAGATTAGAGAGTAGACTGATAGGAGCAAGGTAGGTTTTTTGAGCTCACGTTGCCATCAGGACTGCAGAAGTGATTATGGCTTTAAAGccataaaaacagaaataataacaaaGGCTTCAGAAggaagcggggggggggggggggggaaggtattttatttttttttttccttttctaactACTGTCACTACTCGCAGTGGAGCAACCAGCCTGGGGGTGGGCTTGCAGCCAGCCACTCCACACGACATACTGTGGCATAGAAGTTTTGTGCGTGCTGCAGCTATTTCCAGTGGCATCTCCTCAGCAAACTCACGTACTCCCCGACCTGCTGCTGGCACGGCCGGCTCTGGCTCAAATGGACATCAGGCACCCACTTGCCAGCTTGGGGGGAGGCGGGGGCCAGGCTACTGTGGCAATGCAATGGCATTCTCGCAGGTCTTGCTTAGAACTATTTCGCCTCATTTTCCAGGACAACGTCGAATGAGCTACTGGCACGGGTATCTACAGGAGGTGGGAAGTAGAAGCTTGGGAGCCCGGCACACAAGCTGTTAGGCTGTACGGGAGCGGGGCTTTCTGCACGCAAGGTGTCTCTGTCGCAGGGACCGCAAGCGGCGAATAAAGCGAAGTTTTAAAGGGCggaaaaagagggggggggggggggtttgcaACCCTCTGCCCCTCTTCGCACCTCCAGTCTGAAAACCCAGGCACGACTGAAACGCTCCCTCAGTGCCCTCAGGGAGGTGGAACGGTGGGGCTGCCCGTCGGTACAACACGCCGGGGAACGGCAGCGCTCCCGAGCCGCCCCTCTAGCGCAGCCCGGGGGACGGACACCCGAGGGCTCCCCACGGGCGCGGCGAAGGGCCCCCCCATCCCGCAGCCACGCACCCCGCGTCCCGAGGCTCTCCCACAGAGCCGTCTCCGCTTGAgatggctgccccctccctccgCGGGGGCCCGCGCACTCAcccgcggcgcggcgcggccgcTCCGTCGCTCATGCCTCCccggcgggcgcggcggcgcggcgggggagcggggccggccggggtgggcgcggggcgggggccgggggggtgGCCCGGCGGGCGGGCATGCGGCTGCTCGGCGCCGAGCTCCCCTACCTGCTGCTCCCGGCGGGACAAGGGTACTTGAGGAACTGCCGCCCCGAGCCCCGGCCGCGGGTCAGCTGCGATCATGTGAATATGCAGATTAATTCAGGGGGTTCGCGGCTGCCTGCGGAGAGAAGGAGCCAAGGCCGGAGCTCGGGAGAGAGCCCACTCTTGGCTCTGCAGCGGGGGCTGCGCAGCGTTGGGATGGACTCCGAGGTTTCTCAGTTTCTTCACTGCCACACGCTgcattcaaggaaaaaaaaagtcaaagcaaCTCCGCAGCCAGGgagctttcatagaatcacagaatcacagaatgttttgggttggattggatcttaaagatcacctaattCTCACCCActgccaggggcagggacacctcccactaaaccaggtcgCTCAAAGCTCCCTCCAACCTGGCCGAgaagacttccagggagggggcatcacaacttccctgggcaccctgtgcCAATTGTCTCACCGTCCTtacaagaaataatttcttcccaatatctaatctaaatatGCCCTCTTCCAGTCTGAAATAGTTACCCCTTGTTCTACCACTCCATGCCCTTGGAAAAGGttcccccccccagctttcctgtaggcccccttcaggtactggaaggccacccaggtctccctagagccttctccaggctgaacaagcccaggtTTCCCCCACCTGCCTTCACAGTGGAACTGCCCCAaccctctcatcatctttatGGTTCTTCTCTTGGATACAAAAGAGGCaaagtggttttatttgttgGAAGTTGCTAAATAAAGTTTTGCCTAGTGTGGAAAGCTAGTGGAGGCCACTGAAAAGAACTGTTGAAATTAGACCATGAGGCTGGTGAGGAAATTCAGGTGGTCCCCACCTTGAGAAGACTCTATGGCATGAAAACAATCCAATGAAAAAACAGCCCCTgacttcagaagaaattaataagaaaaaattaataagaaaaaccAAAGTTGCTTAACTTTCCAGGCATAATTATTTTGTTAGAAACTTGAAGAAGACAGGGGTGAAAATGGAACAGGTTAtctagaaaatactttttttacaCTAGTGGCTTAGACCTTTGCATGCAGTAAAAGAACCTGAGCATAAGTTAcatagaaaacattttaagggACATGTTCAGGTGTTAAATGGGGCTAAATTTGCATGCACAGAGAAAGTACATCTACTGCCATGCATCCATTcagcaacagagaaagaaatcaaagtttGGCAGGATGATCAGCCAGCCTGTACAGAACACACTGTACCAGATAAACCTTCTGACCATTATGAAACAGTACAAAATCTGAATAACTACTTTGAGCATGGAAACCATGGACAGAAAGTCCTCTCCTACCTTCTGCTAGGAGATTGTAGGTAATAATTTACGCCATTGAAAAGCAAGTATAATGTATAACACTATCAATTCAGGATGGTCTGGACAAATTTGTacacacagcaataaaaaagtCATGCCCGTGTGTTAAACACTTACTGATCACAGTTTATGGTAAATGCAGGTGATAATGAAGTACAAATGTAGGGGTTTCTCTTATGTTTGCCTGCTCTGTCCCTAAAGCCATGTCATAAAGGATGCCAAGAGACactcacaaagaaaaacagctggcTGGATGtttgcctttcttcttttcaagcTTCACTTCATTTGCTGATGTCTTGAGCTTAGTCAAGAGGGGGTGCAGTCATCattgcacagctctgctctttcaTTTGGtgcatttgatttttcagtCTATGCCCTTCACAACCTGGTACAGTGATTCTAGAAACTTCAACTCCTAACACTGTCTTATTGATACATAAGCCCACTGTATACTTCATATACTCCAAGACCAACTTTTTCGTTCGAGGCTGCCAGAGGAGTTTGTCACAGTGAAAGGATTTAATATAGGGTGTTTTTCAGCATAAGGTTTTTTTACCCCtattcccttcctcccctctgccaggAATTACTGTACaaaaagttccttttttaatgCTCTGTTTCAAACACCTGTGGCTTCCCTTGATGTGGCTTGAATGGGCCACATCTTTTCCCACCTGCATTTGGTGAAGTCATTATCTGATTATTTCAGCCTTTCATGCCACTGCTACTTCTGTCATAGAAATTCTTTCCTCTGTTGTTCTAAAAACTACAAAAGGCACCCATACAAACCTCAAATTTCTTTCTAGTTTTGGAGCTGGCTGCTTCCAATCAGGGCTGAGTTTGCTTTCATAGCTTTGCCCTGACAACACACTTGTTCTTTGGCACCTTGCCTCCTGCAGCCCGTTTGTTTGTTCACAAACAAAATTTGCTCAACTAAACCAgtaattgcttttcctttccttgcagATAGTGTATATCTGCTCTTTTTGATCTGCAGACCGGATCACTGCCACATGGAGAAGCTGAAACATTAATAGCTTCTGTCACTGCTACCATTCTTACTGCAAAAGATCTTCTGGAGGATTAGACAAAGGTTGTGGCCGCATAAACAGAGGAAGGCGATGCTTTGGGCACAAACCTGGAGCAAACTGCACTGTGCCAGCTCTGATCAAAGAAACAGACTATGTTCTGTTGAAAGCACAGAAGGCAAGGAAGACATCCCTTGAGATGGCACTGAAAAACAGACGAAAGCTGCCCCAGTTTGTCCAGGGAAAAAATATGTCAATGTTGGGAGTGGGGACCACAAAggttctttctgtttctcattttggaCTTATGCACAAGGATGAAATATTCCTCCTGCTACTGTGATCAACACAGTTAAGGAAATAACTTACAAAATAATATacatgaaaaatttaaaatggtGTTAAAGCTCAATccatttgggggggggggggggtggagaaTGTGCAGTGGGAATCTCACTGTGCCGCTGCTTCTTCTTCACTGAACATTAAATATGAGTTTCTACAGTTATTTTTAGGGCATCATGAATTAAATATCTCTGTAGAAACATAAGGCATGGTGAGAAGATGCTGCCACATGTAAGGCACATCCCTGTTCTGAACAAGGACTTCTCAGACAGTTGAAGCATGCTGGATCTGGGATTTTGGCTTGGTCTGTTATGGAGGAGAGGGCACACTGCCAAAGTCAGAAAGGAATGTGTAAACAGTTAATTCCAGCTAAAACAatatgagagagagagaggcagaaaaactCCCAGCACTAGATTCTGTCACCTCACTGAACAGCAGTGTGGGAAGAGTCCCTTCGCTCCTATGGTGAGTCTCATGGATCTTCATCTTGTGAAACTGTCAGACCGTGGGGTTTGTCAGACAAGActgaagcagaggaaagaaagactgaaatacaaagaaaagatGTAATTTAGAAGTACAGAGTGTTTTATCAGTGCCTTGGACTTTTTCCACTTGTACCTGGTGGATCTGGACTGTACTCCCTTATGCTGCTGTTGTTAAGCTCCTCAgcttgctctgctcctctctcagGACCACTTCAGGCTTTCAGTTTCCAAAAGCAATGAGGCTTACACCCATGTgctcctctctctttccctttctttttctggtgtTCCTGCCCTTTCCATCAGATCTTGAACCCAGCAGCCagtttcagctgcagctgatggAGGATCTAAAATCTCAA
This Apus apus isolate bApuApu2 chromosome 2, bApuApu2.pri.cur, whole genome shotgun sequence DNA region includes the following protein-coding sequences:
- the AQP4 gene encoding aquaporin-4 isoform X1: MSDGAAAPRRGKCGRLCKCESIMVAFKGVWTQPFWKAVSAEFLAMLIFVLLSLGSTINWGGAENPLPIDMVLISLCFGLSIATMVQCFGHISGGHVNPAVTVAMVCTRKISLAKSVFYILAQCLGAIVGAGILYLVTPPSVVGGLGVTAVHKDLSAGHGLLVELIITFQLVFTIFASCDSKRSDVTGSVALAIGFSVAIGHLFAINYTGASMNPARSFGPAVIMGRWENQWVYWVGPIIGAVLAGALYEYVYCPDVELKRRFKDVFSKATQPSKGKYIEVDDSRSHVETDDLILKPGIVHVIDIDRGEDKKGRDPSSEVLSSV
- the AQP4 gene encoding aquaporin-4 isoform X2 is translated as MVAFKGVWTQPFWKAVSAEFLAMLIFVLLSLGSTINWGGAENPLPIDMVLISLCFGLSIATMVQCFGHISGGHVNPAVTVAMVCTRKISLAKSVFYILAQCLGAIVGAGILYLVTPPSVVGGLGVTAVHKDLSAGHGLLVELIITFQLVFTIFASCDSKRSDVTGSVALAIGFSVAIGHLFAINYTGASMNPARSFGPAVIMGRWENQWVYWVGPIIGAVLAGALYEYVYCPDVELKRRFKDVFSKATQPSKGKYIEVDDSRSHVETDDLILKPGIVHVIDIDRGEDKKGRDPSSEVLSSV